Proteins co-encoded in one Spirosoma endbachense genomic window:
- a CDS encoding acyltransferase family protein encodes MFATSTHPSTSVGLYVPALTGLRAVAAYLVFLHHYNPVATDGWTHQLIAQGYIGVTVFFVLSGFLIYHRYAESYFSRTHWSWRLYYQNRFARIVPLYTLLLVLTSGISIVQGKPAHWFDFVLNLTLAKGLFEPYKFSGIAQSWSLTVEECFYLVVPWLFVLLRRWGPFLLTITLVSLGLFLWLTIGALNWHGLFGSFPFVLFYTFFGRSFEFVTGMWLAHRWDQDKLPGIRHVTSKGLLLICSCMGWQTYIARIITNSEMQLWSEVVVYNFILPVGIGLLLLGLVQEPSGLQRFLAHPIMQALGRSSYAFYLIHIGVIARLVQHMIGGSNSGVLFALLVLIALSLYTWIEKPLQRKLRSG; translated from the coding sequence ATGTTTGCCACGAGTACGCATCCATCAACCAGCGTTGGTCTATATGTACCCGCTTTGACGGGGTTGCGGGCGGTAGCGGCCTATCTGGTTTTTCTGCATCATTATAATCCTGTCGCAACCGACGGGTGGACACACCAGCTGATAGCCCAGGGTTACATTGGTGTTACTGTGTTTTTCGTGCTCAGTGGTTTCCTGATTTATCACCGATACGCCGAGTCGTATTTCAGCAGGACACACTGGTCATGGCGCCTGTATTACCAGAATCGATTCGCCCGAATTGTTCCGCTCTACACCCTGCTTCTGGTGTTGACAAGTGGCATTTCGATTGTCCAGGGTAAGCCAGCACATTGGTTCGACTTTGTTCTCAACCTAACCTTGGCTAAAGGCTTATTCGAGCCATATAAATTTAGCGGAATTGCCCAAAGCTGGAGTCTGACGGTTGAGGAATGTTTCTATCTGGTAGTGCCCTGGCTATTCGTTCTCCTTCGGCGCTGGGGGCCATTTCTGCTTACAATCACTTTGGTAAGTCTGGGCCTGTTTTTATGGCTGACTATTGGTGCATTGAACTGGCACGGTCTTTTCGGCAGTTTCCCGTTCGTGCTCTTTTACACGTTTTTCGGGCGGTCGTTTGAGTTCGTAACGGGTATGTGGCTCGCTCATCGATGGGATCAGGACAAACTCCCAGGTATTCGTCATGTCACGAGCAAGGGTTTGTTGCTGATCTGTAGCTGCATGGGTTGGCAGACATACATAGCTCGTATAATAACAAATTCAGAAATGCAGCTATGGAGTGAGGTCGTCGTTTACAATTTTATCCTCCCTGTTGGTATTGGCCTTTTGTTACTTGGGCTGGTTCAGGAGCCATCTGGTCTACAGCGATTTTTAGCCCATCCGATCATGCAGGCATTGGGTCGAAGTTCTTACGCGTTTTATCTGATTCACATCGGCGTTATTGCCAGACTAGTGCAACACATGATAGGTGGTTCGAATTCCGGAGTATTGTTTGCGTTGCTGGTGCTTATTGCTCTCAGCTTATACACCTGGATTGAAAAGCCCTTGCAGCGAAAACTACGGTCAGGGTAA
- a CDS encoding phosphatase, giving the protein MTELEQTFTALGGQFVTPADALTEKLKAIRAIVFDWDGVFNDGIKTEAGSSSFSEVDSMGTNLLRFGFWLHHGGQLPAVAIVTGVTNNLADALVRREHFHACYSQAKNKVEVLAHFLDQHNLQPKDVAFFFDDALDLSVAEVAGVRIMVRRKANPLFTKYVIQNGYVDYITGCQSGQFAVREGCELMLGLLGQFDTVMGERLRYRPVYDQYYQQRQAIEPDYWTVGVDGPERKNS; this is encoded by the coding sequence ATGACTGAACTAGAACAGACTTTCACCGCGCTTGGCGGTCAATTTGTAACGCCCGCCGATGCGTTGACGGAAAAACTTAAAGCCATTCGGGCAATCGTTTTCGACTGGGACGGCGTTTTTAACGACGGTATTAAAACCGAAGCGGGTAGCAGCTCGTTCAGCGAAGTCGACTCGATGGGAACGAACCTGCTGCGATTCGGTTTCTGGCTGCATCATGGCGGTCAACTGCCTGCCGTGGCTATCGTGACGGGCGTAACCAACAACCTGGCCGATGCGCTTGTTCGCAGAGAGCACTTCCACGCCTGTTATTCGCAGGCAAAAAATAAGGTTGAGGTACTGGCGCATTTTCTGGATCAGCATAATCTTCAGCCAAAAGACGTTGCCTTTTTCTTCGATGATGCGCTCGATCTATCCGTTGCCGAGGTAGCTGGTGTTCGGATCATGGTTCGCCGGAAGGCTAACCCATTGTTTACCAAGTACGTTATTCAAAATGGGTATGTCGACTATATAACGGGTTGCCAAAGCGGGCAGTTTGCGGTGCGCGAGGGCTGCGAACTCATGCTGGGTTTGCTCGGGCAATTCGATACGGTTATGGGTGAACGGCTTCGCTACCGACCCGTTTACGATCAATACTATCAGCAACGGCAGGCCATCGAACCCGACTACTGGACGGTTGGCGTGGATGGACCGGAGCGAAAAAATAGTTAA
- a CDS encoding DegT/DnrJ/EryC1/StrS family aminotransferase produces the protein MPGMEFFGAAERKEINDVLETGILFRYNHEAQRNNIYKAREFEAEVAKLVGANYAHAVSSGSTAVLCALAAAGIGAGDEVIVPPFTYIATVEAVLMAGALPVFADIDDTLCLSADGIRKAITPKTKAVCLVHMCGQMADMDAIMAVIQENNLVLVEDAGQAMGASYKGVSTGLWGKTGAYSFDFFKIATAGEGGIMVTNDETAYKHADSYSDHGHDHIGTNRGMEQHPIMGFNYRISELHAAVGVVQTRRVPEIIQRNNIHKTQFMSALGQVPGLSFARIPDTNGDSATFLNLLLPDTETAGRVIAELNAAGVGGFNYWFTNMYHFINQWTHLKDMRTAAALPIEKFGAPQDYNNLDIPNAQAVVGRLISFGIRATWTTDEVDALAANIEAAVRKATLVEA, from the coding sequence ATGCCAGGAATGGAATTTTTTGGAGCGGCCGAGCGCAAGGAAATCAATGATGTGCTTGAGACCGGTATCCTGTTTCGCTACAATCACGAAGCACAACGCAACAATATTTATAAAGCCCGTGAGTTTGAGGCTGAGGTTGCTAAACTGGTAGGTGCCAACTACGCTCATGCGGTTTCGAGCGGATCAACCGCCGTTCTGTGTGCATTAGCTGCTGCCGGAATTGGTGCTGGCGATGAGGTCATTGTACCGCCGTTCACCTACATCGCTACGGTCGAAGCTGTTCTGATGGCGGGCGCATTGCCTGTTTTCGCTGACATCGACGACACACTTTGTTTAAGTGCCGATGGTATTCGCAAGGCGATTACCCCGAAAACGAAAGCGGTTTGTCTTGTTCATATGTGTGGCCAGATGGCTGATATGGATGCAATCATGGCGGTTATTCAGGAAAACAACCTGGTATTGGTTGAAGACGCCGGGCAGGCCATGGGTGCGAGCTATAAAGGTGTTTCGACGGGTTTGTGGGGTAAGACTGGCGCCTATTCGTTCGACTTTTTTAAGATCGCGACGGCTGGCGAAGGCGGAATTATGGTCACGAACGATGAAACGGCCTATAAACACGCGGACTCCTATTCTGATCATGGTCACGACCACATTGGTACGAATCGGGGTATGGAACAGCATCCCATTATGGGGTTCAATTATCGGATCAGCGAACTCCATGCTGCTGTTGGCGTAGTACAGACGCGCCGGGTTCCGGAAATAATTCAACGGAATAATATTCACAAAACCCAGTTCATGTCGGCATTGGGTCAGGTTCCGGGCCTATCGTTCGCTCGTATTCCCGATACCAATGGTGATTCGGCAACGTTCCTGAATCTGCTGCTGCCCGATACTGAAACCGCCGGGCGGGTGATTGCCGAATTGAATGCTGCTGGCGTGGGAGGCTTCAACTACTGGTTCACGAATATGTATCATTTCATTAACCAGTGGACCCACCTGAAAGATATGCGTACGGCTGCCGCATTGCCCATAGAAAAATTCGGCGCTCCGCAAGATTATAACAACCTCGACATACCGAATGCGCAGGCGGTGGTTGGGCGGTTGATTTCGTTCGGCATTCGGGCAACGTGGACCACTGACGAAGTCGATGCACTGGCAGCAAACATCGAGGCCGCCGTTCGGAAAGCCACTTTGGTAGAAGCGTAA
- a CDS encoding nucleoside deaminase: MQNQEIPPNQPLVTDDDFLREAIRLAREGMASGQGGPFGSVIVRNGEIVGQGCNQVTSTNDPTAHAEVVAIRDACRNLGTFQLDGCTLYASCEPCPMCLGAIYWARPSRIVYGAFHYDAARAGFDDHFIYGELEKPREERRIPMQQALRDEANAVFDEWIAMDVRTLY, encoded by the coding sequence CATTGGTCACCGATGATGACTTTTTACGGGAGGCCATCCGGCTGGCACGGGAAGGAATGGCATCCGGACAGGGCGGTCCATTTGGCTCAGTCATTGTTCGTAACGGCGAAATTGTTGGGCAAGGCTGCAACCAGGTAACCTCCACCAACGACCCAACGGCCCATGCCGAAGTGGTTGCCATTCGCGATGCCTGCCGGAATCTGGGAACATTTCAGCTGGACGGCTGTACACTCTATGCCTCCTGCGAGCCCTGCCCAATGTGTCTGGGTGCTATTTACTGGGCGCGCCCGAGTCGAATTGTGTATGGTGCTTTTCATTATGATGCCGCACGGGCGGGCTTCGACGACCATTTTATTTACGGTGAATTAGAGAAACCCCGTGAAGAACGCCGGATACCCATGCAACAGGCCCTGCGCGACGAAGCGAATGCTGTTTTCGATGAATGGATCGCTATGGATGTGCGAACGTTGTATTAA
- the kdsB gene encoding 3-deoxy-manno-octulosonate cytidylyltransferase — MIIGIIPARYGSTRFPGKPLADIGGKSMIQRVLEQAWQAQSLDKVVVATDDERIAEAVLRLGGEAIMTRTDHPSGTDRCWEAYSRLIAEKEVKASVSDYIINIQGDEPFIDPEQINELAAILDGTVELATQMSSVDSAELLHNPKEAKIIINARNEALYFSRAAIPYLWGLDPAVWHQHHAYHRHVGLYAYRADVLEKITELPPSPLEQAESLEQLRWLEAGYRIKLVETQFQTPSVDDPADIEKALRSVQ, encoded by the coding sequence ATGATAATCGGTATCATTCCAGCCCGCTACGGCTCAACACGGTTTCCGGGAAAACCCCTGGCCGATATTGGCGGTAAGTCTATGATTCAGCGTGTTCTGGAGCAGGCATGGCAAGCACAGTCATTGGACAAAGTTGTTGTCGCAACGGATGATGAGCGTATTGCTGAAGCCGTTCTTCGGCTCGGGGGCGAAGCCATCATGACGCGAACCGATCATCCGAGTGGAACTGATCGTTGCTGGGAAGCATACAGCCGACTCATTGCCGAAAAAGAAGTAAAGGCAAGTGTATCGGATTACATCATCAATATTCAGGGCGATGAGCCATTTATCGATCCCGAACAGATCAATGAACTGGCTGCTATTCTGGACGGCACTGTCGAACTGGCTACGCAGATGTCATCCGTGGATTCGGCTGAGCTGTTGCATAATCCGAAGGAGGCCAAGATCATTATCAACGCACGAAATGAAGCGCTGTATTTCAGCCGGGCGGCCATTCCTTATTTATGGGGTCTGGACCCAGCAGTCTGGCATCAGCATCACGCTTACCATCGTCATGTTGGCTTGTATGCCTACCGGGCTGATGTTCTGGAGAAAATCACAGAACTCCCCCCTTCTCCGCTCGAACAGGCCGAATCGCTGGAACAATTACGCTGGCTCGAAGCCGGATATCGCATCAAACTGGTTGAAACGCAGTTTCAGACCCCGAGTGTCGATGATCCGGCAGATATAGAAAAGGCTTTACGAAGCGTGCAGTAG
- a CDS encoding glycosyltransferase 87 family protein: protein MQRVLRFLTLPRTIGLYIFLFCLVAVQNYLLGFGNYNNYLMFAKPFHNLLLDKSIYGLHPNLYFDNYKYSPTFAWLMGPFYYLPDWLGIILWNLLNTLVLLVGVWFYLSDEKDPAKQRRTALLIIILEALITAQNLQSNNLIVGAMLLGLYDLRNERVWQAAFFFVLCGFIKFYGMAAAGFFLFYPKKPQFILAMIAWTILLGSVPLTMIPLDHLLAEYREWFDVIVVSKLGLQVSVMGIAQAWFGMEKTDGNYRIIETIGAILFLLPFLRFGLWQDRLFQRRMVAYFLLFMIVFNKMAESPTYVLAVTGVALWWITLDAPTQLDQMLLALVVIFTSLSPTDIFPAVVQRELFQPYSAKAVPCLLVWARVQYQIWTQPQTTSPQLLHAS from the coding sequence TTGCAGCGCGTCCTCCGTTTTTTGACCTTACCCCGTACTATTGGGCTTTATATCTTTCTTTTCTGCCTGGTGGCAGTTCAGAACTATCTCCTGGGATTCGGCAATTACAACAACTACCTGATGTTTGCCAAGCCGTTCCATAACCTGCTTCTGGACAAAAGTATTTACGGTCTGCATCCTAACCTGTATTTCGACAATTACAAATACAGCCCGACCTTTGCCTGGCTGATGGGCCCATTCTATTACCTTCCCGATTGGCTGGGCATCATCCTGTGGAACCTGCTAAATACACTCGTGCTTCTTGTGGGAGTCTGGTTCTATCTATCCGACGAAAAGGACCCCGCCAAACAACGGCGTACGGCTCTGTTGATTATTATTCTCGAAGCGTTGATTACCGCTCAGAATCTGCAAAGCAACAACCTCATTGTGGGCGCTATGCTGCTTGGCCTGTATGATCTCCGCAACGAGCGCGTCTGGCAGGCAGCCTTCTTTTTTGTCCTGTGCGGATTTATAAAATTTTATGGCATGGCGGCTGCGGGCTTCTTCCTCTTTTACCCCAAAAAGCCACAATTCATTCTGGCTATGATTGCCTGGACAATCCTGCTTGGCAGCGTTCCCCTCACCATGATCCCGCTCGACCATTTGCTGGCCGAATACCGCGAATGGTTCGATGTTATCGTTGTCAGCAAGTTAGGTTTGCAGGTGTCAGTGATGGGTATTGCACAAGCCTGGTTCGGTATGGAAAAAACCGACGGCAATTACCGCATCATCGAAACGATTGGTGCCATCCTGTTTCTGTTACCCTTTCTGCGGTTCGGACTTTGGCAGGATCGGCTGTTTCAACGGCGGATGGTCGCGTACTTTCTGCTGTTTATGATCGTCTTCAATAAAATGGCCGAGTCGCCTACCTACGTGCTGGCCGTAACGGGGGTGGCGTTATGGTGGATAACGCTTGACGCACCCACGCAACTGGATCAAATGCTGCTGGCGCTGGTCGTTATCTTTACATCGCTCTCCCCCACCGACATTTTCCCGGCGGTGGTTCAGCGGGAGTTATTCCAACCCTATAGCGCTAAAGCGGTGCCGTGCCTGTTGGTGTGGGCACGGGTGCAGTATCAAATCTGGACGCAGCCCCAAACAACCAGCCCTCAACTACTGCACGCTTCGTAA
- a CDS encoding iron-containing alcohol dehydrogenase family protein produces MVAAPTQTIHKNFKGVEKTVYGRGSFDQLDAILAPRRADNEGYFVFLVDNYFKGKPLEGRVPAHDEDLTYYLSVEEHEPTTDQIDQLRDEILAKKGLPSGVVGIGGGSIMDIAKALSLMLTNEGSSTLYQGLDLIKVPGIYHVGVPTISGTGAEVSMTAVLTGPEKKLGLKCEWTVFNQIVLDPELIASVPRNWWFYTGMDTYIHCVESENGRMNNAYSHAYAEQSMKLCREVYLGENSGQTPENDDKLMVASMMGGLSLTYSEVGVCHALSYGLSKILGTRHCYANCLIMNHLEDYYPQGVAEFKQMVAYHQIDLPQDLSKDWSDDTITQMAHVSYNLPHMWLHAIGDNWQEVITIDLLKDLFRRL; encoded by the coding sequence ATGGTAGCAGCACCAACACAAACCATACATAAGAATTTCAAAGGGGTCGAGAAAACCGTTTACGGGCGGGGTAGCTTCGATCAGCTTGATGCTATTCTGGCTCCGCGCCGGGCCGACAACGAGGGTTATTTTGTCTTTCTGGTCGATAACTACTTCAAAGGCAAACCGCTCGAAGGGCGCGTTCCGGCTCATGACGAAGACCTGACCTATTACCTCAGTGTTGAAGAACACGAACCAACCACGGACCAGATCGACCAGCTCCGTGACGAAATTCTGGCCAAAAAAGGATTGCCGTCAGGGGTAGTTGGCATTGGCGGTGGGAGCATTATGGACATTGCCAAAGCGCTGTCGCTGATGCTCACCAACGAAGGATCGTCAACGCTCTACCAGGGTTTGGATCTGATCAAAGTACCGGGCATTTATCATGTTGGTGTGCCAACTATTTCAGGAACGGGCGCCGAAGTTTCGATGACCGCTGTATTGACTGGCCCCGAAAAAAAACTGGGCCTGAAATGCGAATGGACGGTATTCAATCAGATCGTTCTTGATCCTGAACTGATTGCTAGTGTACCGCGTAACTGGTGGTTCTATACCGGTATGGATACCTACATTCACTGCGTGGAGTCGGAGAATGGGCGGATGAATAATGCCTACTCACATGCCTACGCCGAGCAGTCTATGAAACTTTGCCGGGAGGTCTATCTGGGTGAAAACTCAGGCCAGACACCGGAAAATGACGATAAGCTGATGGTTGCTTCGATGATGGGCGGTTTAAGCCTGACCTATTCTGAAGTTGGGGTATGCCACGCACTCAGTTACGGCTTGTCGAAAATTCTGGGAACTCGCCATTGTTATGCCAATTGTCTGATCATGAATCACCTGGAAGACTACTATCCGCAGGGTGTAGCCGAATTTAAGCAAATGGTGGCGTATCATCAGATTGATTTGCCGCAGGACTTATCGAAAGACTGGAGCGATGATACGATTACACAAATGGCGCATGTATCGTACAACCTGCCACATATGTGGCTGCACGCCATCGGCGACAACTGGCAGGAAGTGATTACAATCGATCTGCTGAAAGACCTGTTCCGGCGGTTGTAA
- a CDS encoding thiamine diphosphokinase: MSSHHIVREKQEPALLIANGEACQPELLGQLLEWSPTVVVLDSAIWRVLDLGIKVDVLLGDFDHNIDLDLIRAQQYPLDIVHTPDQEKTDLDKGIEYLIERGFPAVNIVWATGRRADHSLTNMTNIVRYKDQIRIMMIDDHSKIFPLVGRFEKWYEAGTPLSLIPVGTVTGFTSEGLKYNLQDATLTLGYRTSSSNEAAEDGFVRIEAQTGDLLIMECWD; the protein is encoded by the coding sequence ATGTCCTCTCATCACATTGTCCGCGAAAAGCAGGAGCCTGCCTTATTGATTGCCAACGGCGAAGCCTGCCAGCCTGAACTCCTGGGGCAACTTCTGGAATGGAGCCCAACCGTAGTTGTGCTCGATAGTGCCATCTGGCGGGTGCTCGATCTGGGTATAAAAGTAGACGTGCTACTTGGCGATTTCGACCATAACATAGACCTGGATTTGATTCGGGCCCAGCAGTATCCCCTCGACATTGTTCATACGCCCGATCAGGAAAAAACGGATCTTGACAAAGGGATCGAATACCTGATCGAACGCGGTTTTCCAGCCGTCAATATTGTGTGGGCTACCGGTCGCCGGGCCGACCACAGCCTGACGAACATGACCAATATTGTTCGTTATAAAGACCAGATTCGGATTATGATGATCGATGATCACTCTAAAATATTCCCGCTCGTTGGTCGATTTGAAAAATGGTATGAAGCCGGAACACCGCTATCACTGATTCCGGTTGGAACCGTAACCGGTTTTACGTCTGAAGGCTTAAAATACAATCTTCAGGATGCTACCCTGACGCTCGGCTACCGAACCAGTAGCAGCAACGAAGCGGCCGAAGATGGGTTCGTGCGTATCGAGGCCCAAACCGGCGATTTGCTGATTATGGAGTGCTGGGATTGA
- the kdsA gene encoding 3-deoxy-8-phosphooctulonate synthase yields the protein MSQKIVRVGDIECGSDELFLISGPCVIEDEKIMMTVAEQLREIQERVGIKIIYKSSFQKDNRSSLNYYNGPGIEKGMKILAKVKEQFGFPLLTDVHYPDQCAPVAEVVDVLQIPAYLCMQTMLVVAAAKTGRVVNVKHGQFLAPENMKHPVKKIEDSGNDQIILTERGYTFGYNDLVVDPRSFYHMARTNYPVVFDVTHAIRKYGIPSADAKGGAREYLPVLARAGVAAGVDGLFVETHTCPSEALCDAASQLDIRYLEEFLKPLLELHAVEVKYRNTLPELA from the coding sequence ATGTCTCAAAAAATCGTTCGCGTTGGCGACATCGAATGCGGGTCGGATGAGTTATTTCTCATTTCAGGGCCCTGCGTTATCGAAGACGAAAAAATCATGATGACGGTGGCCGAACAACTCCGGGAAATCCAGGAGCGGGTCGGCATCAAGATCATTTATAAATCATCATTCCAGAAAGATAACCGGTCAAGCCTGAACTACTACAATGGCCCCGGTATCGAAAAAGGGATGAAGATTCTGGCGAAGGTAAAGGAGCAGTTCGGCTTCCCATTGCTGACCGATGTGCATTATCCGGATCAATGTGCGCCCGTTGCAGAAGTGGTCGATGTGCTGCAAATTCCGGCTTACCTCTGTATGCAAACGATGCTGGTGGTGGCTGCTGCTAAAACAGGGCGTGTTGTCAATGTGAAACACGGCCAGTTTCTGGCACCGGAAAACATGAAACACCCGGTCAAAAAGATCGAAGATTCGGGTAACGACCAAATCATTCTGACCGAGCGCGGCTACACATTCGGGTATAACGACCTCGTGGTCGATCCACGTAGCTTCTACCACATGGCCCGTACCAACTATCCGGTTGTGTTCGACGTAACGCATGCCATCCGGAAGTACGGTATTCCTTCAGCTGATGCGAAGGGAGGAGCCCGTGAATACCTACCCGTACTGGCCCGTGCAGGTGTGGCGGCTGGTGTCGACGGATTGTTCGTTGAAACGCATACCTGCCCATCGGAAGCTCTTTGTGATGCCGCCAGTCAGCTGGATATTCGTTATCTGGAAGAATTTTTGAAACCGTTGCTCGAACTGCATGCGGTTGAAGTAAAATACCGCAATACCCTGCCAGAATTGGCCTAA
- the lspA gene encoding signal peptidase II, which produces MKRSLRILLIVLTVLVNIGCDQVSKKVVREKISYGESIRLLDSHLTVTKVENTGAFLSLGESLPPFLKQLLLLILPLIAISLGFAYLLVKFKTPRLFVIGACFVIGGGIGNMIDRMAYGSVTDFLHISFGIFQTGIFNMADVSVMLGAGFILLSSFLKTRKDENQLI; this is translated from the coding sequence ATGAAACGCTCACTGAGAATCCTCCTTATTGTACTCACCGTATTGGTAAATATCGGGTGCGACCAGGTGTCAAAAAAGGTAGTGAGAGAGAAGATTAGCTATGGGGAAAGCATTCGACTTCTGGATAGCCATTTAACAGTAACCAAGGTTGAAAATACTGGCGCTTTCCTGAGCTTGGGCGAATCGTTACCGCCATTTCTTAAACAACTATTGCTGCTGATCTTGCCTCTGATCGCAATAAGCCTGGGTTTTGCTTATCTGTTGGTTAAATTCAAAACACCCCGGTTGTTTGTAATCGGAGCGTGTTTTGTGATTGGCGGTGGCATCGGCAATATGATCGACCGGATGGCTTACGGCTCAGTGACAGATTTTCTGCACATCAGCTTTGGTATTTTTCAAACCGGGATCTTCAACATGGCTGATGTGTCGGTCATGCTGGGAGCCGGATTTATTTTGCTCTCGTCGTTCCTGAAAACCCGGAAGGATGAGAACCAGCTAATTTAA